The DNA sequence TCGGGTGGCACTGTCGACCCGGTACGGGATCGGGGCGGCCAACTTGAGCTCCTGGCTCAACGCCTCGGCCGCGGACCGGTGGGAGACGAAGACCGTGGAGCAGAGCATCTTCGCGGCATATCCGGTCACCAGACCGGCCGGCGCCTGAGCCACAGCAGGAGCCGCCGCCACGGCGGTCAGGAGCAGGGCGAGACCGGGTCGGTTCATGACGTCACTTCCAGATCGCAATCGTGTCGAGGGGCTTCCGGGTCAAATCGGGGACCAAGGCACCGGGCGCGGGATATCCGACCGGCATGACCAGCATGGCCTTCTCGTTGGCCGGCCGGCCCAACAGCTCCGCCAAGAACCCCATCGGATTCGGGGTGTGGGTCAAGGTGACGAGGCCGATCTGGTGCACCGCGGCGATGAAGAATCCCGCGGCGATGCCGCAAGACTCCTGGGTGTAGTAGTAGGTTCGCTTCGACCCATCGGGCTTGACCCCGTAAGCCTGGCGGAACAACACCACCACCCAGGGCGCGTCGGTCAAATGAGGTTTGTGCTCATCGGTGCCGAGTGGCGCGAGCGCCTCGACCCACTCTTCGGGGGCCCGGCCGTGATAGAAATCGTGTTCCTCGAGCTCCGCAGCCTCCCGGATCTTTCGCTTCAGCTCGGGATCGGACACCGCGACAAAGGTCCACGGCTGTTGGTGGGCGCCACTCGGCGCCGTGCCGGCCACCCGGAGCGCGCATTCGATCAAATCCTTCGGCACCGGTTCAGGGGAGAAATGGCGGGTGGTGCGCCGCCGATTCATCTCCTCGTAGAACGCCCGGCCCTGTTGCCGGGACGCCTCAAGCGACTGGCGGGTGAACACCAGTGGCACGAACGGATGGGCCTTCCCGGCGAACTGCGATGCGGTGGTATCACTCATGGTGTCAGCGAGTTTGGGGAAAGCCAAGGTTGACCGAGCTGGTGGCCGGGTCGGGCCACCGGCTGGTGACGACTTTGCCACGAGTGTAGAAATGCACCCCATCGGGTCCGTAGATATGGGTGTCGCCGAACAGCGAATCTTTCCAACCGCCAAACGAGTAATAGGCCACCGGTACCGGGATCGGAACGTTGATCCCGACCATGCCACAGGTCACCTCGGACTGAAACCGCCGGGCCGCCCCGCCGTCCCTGGTAAAAATCGCGGCGCCGTTCCCATACTGATTCTGGTTGACGATATCGAGCGCCTCCTCGTACGTCCCCGCCCGGACCACCGACAGCACCGGGCCGAAGATCTCGTCCCGATAGACCGCCATACTGGGTGTGACTCGGTCAACCAGCGACACGCCGAGGAAGAAGCCCTGGCCCGCAAAGGTCTGGCCCCGGCCGTCGGTCACCACCGTGGCCCCCTCCTGCTTAGCCAGATCGAGGTAGGAGGCCACCTTGTCGCGATGCTCCTTGGTAATCAGGGGACCCATCTCCGCGGCCGGGTCGGTACCCGGCCCGATCTTGATCCGGCCGAGCCGGGCCGCAATCGCCTCGACCAAGGCATCGGCGATCGACCCCACGGCCACCACCACCGAAATGGCCATACATCGCTCACCGGCCGATCCGTACGCCGCACTGACCGCCGCGTCGGCCGCCGCGCCAAGATCGGCGTCCGGTAGCACCACCATGTGGTTCTTCGCTCCGCCTAACGCCTGGACCCGCTTTCCGGCGGCGGTGCCCCGCTGGTAGATGGCCCGGGCCACCGGGGTCGACCCGACGAAACTGATGGCCTGGACGGTCCGATGATCGAGCAACCGGTCCACCGCCACCTTATCTCCGTGGACCACGTTGAGCACCCCGTCGGGGAGGCCGGCCTCGGTCAGCCACTTGGCGAGCACCAACGCGGCGGAAGGATCCTTCTCCGACGGTTTCAGAATGACCGTATTACCGCAGGCAATGGCGTTCGAAATCATCCAGAGCGGAACCATGGCCGGGAAGTTGAACGGCGTAATCGCGGCGACGACCCCAAGCGGCTGGCGGATCGAATAGACGTCGACCCCGGTCGACACGCCCTCGCTGTAGCCGCCCTTGAGCAACTCGGGAATGCCCGCCGCAAACTCGACGTTCTCGATGCCCCGGGCCACCTCGCCGGCCGCGTCGGACGGGACCTTCCCGTGCTCTTGGCTGATGACATTGGCCAACTCGGCCCGTCGCTCCACCAGAATGTGCCGGAACCGAAAGAACACGTCGGCCCGTTTGCCCAACGGGGCGGCGCTCCACGACACGGCCGCCTTGGCCGCGGCCGCGACGGCCTCATCGACTTCCTCGGCCGAGGCAAAGTCGACCGCGGCCTGCTGCTCGCCGAGGGCCGGATTGAAGACCGGACCGCTCCGGCCGGAACGACCCTTGACCTCGTGGCCGCCGATGTAATGAGAAATCGTTCGCACAGAAAACCTATTGGCAGTAGTGACGGGCGGTAGCCGCGAGAACGTCCGCGGTCTGATAAACACTTTCCAGATCGACCCATTCGACGGCCGCGTGGGCCCCGGCGCCGGTCGGGCCGAACACCACGGTCTCGACGCCGGCGGCGGCCAGCAAGGCCGAGTCCATCCACGGGGTGTCGCCCACCATCTTGGGCGTCGAGCCCAGCACGCCGAGAGCGCCGACGGCCAACGACCGAACGATGCCGGCCTCGGGCGAGACTTCGAACGGCTCCCGCGCAAAAAAACATTCCACCCGAGACTGAAAGCCGGGATCCTCGGCCTCGAGTTCGGACCGGAGCGCCTGGATCTCGGCCATCGCGCTGGCTTCGGTTTCGCCGGGGATGGTCCGCCGCTCGATCTCGATCCGGCAATTCGCCGCGTAGGTGCTGAGCCCGGTGCCACCATGGAGGGTCGCGGCGTGAAGCGACGGCGGGCCGACCAATCGGTGGGCCAACCGGCGCCGGAGCTCTTGCTCCAACCGATCGAGGCGGCCCAAGAACCGCCCCATCCGCATATTCGCGTCAAGGCCTTGGTCGACCTTGCTCCCATGCGCCGCCCGGCCCTGGGTTTCGACCGCAATCCAGAGATACCCCTTGTGGGCCAGGCAGATCTCGAGCGCGGTCGGCTCGGTGACGATGGCACCGTCGACCTTGATCCGTTGAACCAGATCGGCGGTGCCGCAGCTGCCGTACTCCTCATCAGCCACCGCGGCCACGATCACGTCCCCCCGAAGCCGGGCGCCGCTTTCCTGGAGCAGCTTCACGGCGGTGATGCTGGCCGCCACACTGCCCTTCATGTCGAAGGAGCCCCGCCCATAGAGCTTACCATCCCGCACGGCACCCGAGAACGGCTCCGCCATCCCCTCGACCTCGACCGTATCATAGTGGCCGTTCAGCATCAAACTCTTCCCGCCCCCGGTACCCCGAAGCCGGCCGGTGACACTGATCCGGCCCGGTTCGGGCTCGTACCGCTCGACCTCGAGGCCAAGTTCCGCGAGCCGGGCCGCAGTGTAGTCGGCAATCTCCCGTTCGCCGGGCGCCCCAGCGACCAGTTTGGGGTTGACGGAGTTGATTTGGACCAGGCGCTGAAGGATGGTCAGGCACCAGGCTCGGCACTCGGCACTCGGCACTCGGGGCTCGGCGGTCAGAAGGTGCGGGGGAAGGTAATCAGGGGAGTGGGGTTGGTTTCAGGTGGCGGTTGAACCACGAGAGGGAGCGGGTGATTCGGTCTTGGATGTGGACGGGGTTTCGAATCCCATGGCCTTCGCCGGGGTAGATCATGAATTCGGTTTCGACGCCGTTGTGCTGGAGGCCTTTCCAGAATTCGTAGGATTGGGCGGCCGGGGTTTCGATGTCTCCCTCGCCGACGAGGATGAGTGTCGGGGTTTTGGCCTGTTTGATGAAGGTCATCGGGGCGCTCCGGGCATAGACCTCGGAGTCGTCGTAGACGGCGGCGCCGAAGTAGCCCAGCAACCATTCGTTGATACCGTTTTGGGCCCAGTAGCTCAGCCAATTGGCAATCCCGGCACCGGCCACGGCCGCTTTGAAACGCCGGGTTTGGGTCACCGCCCACATCGTCATGTAGCCGCCGTAGCTCCAGCCGGTGATCCCGACCCGGGCGGTGTCGATCGGCGCTCGGAGGCCGGCCGCGTCGACACCGAGCAGGATGTCCCGGAGGTCGCCGTAGCCGAAGTCTTTCACGTTCGCCCGCGTGAACGCCTGGCCAAAGCCCTGACTCCCGCGCGGATTCGGCAGGAAGACGTAGTAACCGGCCTCGAGCAGCGACCGCTCCGTAGTGGTGGCGCTGCTCAACCAGCGCGGTTGATGGGCCGAGGCGGGGCCGCCGTGCACGATGACCACCATCGGATGGCGGCGGGACGGGTCGGCGTTCTTCGGGTGGAGGAGCCAGCCCTGGATCGTCAAGGCGTCGCTGGTCCAATGGAGATTGGCGCTTTGTCCAAGGACCGGCTCGAGTCCGTCATTGACTCGGGTGACCTGCTTCCACTGACCGATCGGCCCGGCCCACACTTCCGGCGGCCGCTCGAACGAATGCCGGATCAACCCCGACACCGCCCCGTCCCGCGAAAGGGCGAGGCCCCCAACCCCGACGCCCGCCACCGCGTGGATACTCTCGCCGGCTTGCCAGAGCAGCTTGGTCTCGCCGGTTCCGGGGTCGACGGTGCCGATCGCGCTCCCGCCATCGGCCCAGGCTGTGAAGACGATTCGGTTCGGACCGGCGGTCCAGGCGAGCCAGTTGGGCGAGATTTGAATGCCCGGCGTCAGGTTCCGGGGCACGCCACCCGCGGCATCGACCAGGTACACGTCCCCGCCGGGAACCCCCTCGTCGCTCATCAACCCGCCGACATAGGCGATCCGGCTTCCATCTGGCGACCACCGGGGCGAGGCGATTTGCATCCCAGGCTTGCCTAACGATCGGGCACCGCTCCCGGTGGCGTCCATGATCCAGATTTCATCGGTGTACCAGCCGCTGTCGCCCGGGCCGGGGGCCGCCGCGGCCAGGAATCGGGAACCATCCGGCGACCAGGCAAACTCGTGGACGTAGAGATCGGGTCGCGAGATCTGCCGAACCACGCCGGTGGTCAGGTCGACGGCCGCGATCCGCTGAGCATCGAATTGCCGGCCGATCAGCCCGGTGTCCCGGGCTTGCGGGGCCAGCGGGCCCGACGGGCGGGTTGGATTCTCCGTGTTGAGCAGCGCGATGGTCCGCCCGTCGGGAGACCATCGGAGGCCGGCGGTGTTGCCGCGGAGCCAGGCAACTTGGCGGACCGCTCCCGACGCCCTCGTCATGACGTAGAGGGCCGGCCGCCCACCCGATTCGGCAAGCAGGGCCAACCGGGTCCCATCCGGCGACCACGCCAGGTCTCGTTCCGTCCCCCGAACCGCCGGGACGACCACCCGCCGGGCCGTCCCCCCGGCGACCGCGACGACGTTCACGCCCGGGGCGTCCGCCGGATCCCGGGGACCGATCCAGGCGAGCATCGTCCCGTCCGGAGTGAGCGACAGATCGCGAAACGACCGAGCCTCTCGGGTGGTGTTCGGACGTTGGGCACCCACCGAAACCGCCGTCGCGAGCAGCCCGAGCACGATCCCAAATGATCGGAAGGGTAAAAGCATGGAGACTCCGCAGCCTGGTGAGGTGTGACCAAGATAAAGCAATCGGGGCGAGCTTTCGCTCGCCCCGATGCGCCAAAGTTACCCAACAGCCCCAAGGGTCAGGGCGTGTCGACGGTGCAGTCGGCCGGTTTGTAGTTTGGGTTGTTCTCTTCCGGCTGCGGGACGATCAACGCGGCTTGGGTACCCCGCGTCAACCCCTGTTTGTGGTACGCCCCGGACGGATAGACCGCCTGTTTCGCCCGACCGTACTGGCGGACCATCCGGCGGAGATCGCCGAGACGGTGAGCGGTCAAGTACATCCAGAACGCCCGCTCCCGGAAGGTCAGGTTTTCCTGCGCGGTCCTGGTGCCGGGATCCACCAGCGGAGTAAGCGCCGGCACGGTGGCCCGGGCCTCATTGAGCTTCTGGAGCCAGAGGCCGGTGCTGTTGGCCTGGAGAGCTGCCTCGGCCTCGATCAACCGCGCCTCGATCCCGGTCGCCATTGCAACCGGCGAGTCGATCGTGAGGTACTTCCTCTGGACCACCATCGGGGTCACGGTGTCGTTCCGTGACAGACCCGTCGCGGTCACTGGAACCCGCGGGTCCGCGGCGCTGGCGAAGTCGAGGCCGGTGCCCCCTTCCAGATTGGAGACCGAGTAGATGTCGCTCGCCGTCTGGAGTTGGACCTGGTTGGTCTGCCGGCCCGGAGGGGCGGCATGGAGGAAGTTGTAGACGAAAGTCGTGGGCACGGCGGCCACCGCGGTGGCCGCCTGGGCATATTGGCTCAGGTTGAGCAGGGCCCGGCCCCGAATCACCGCGATCATGTTCTGGATCCGGGCATCGCCACCGGTGCTCCCGGCCGCCGTGGCCAGCCGCTCGAGCGCCCGATTGAACAGCTGCGCCGTGGTAAAGGGGGTCCCCAAGCTTATGGCCGGATCCCGCTCGGAAATCGGCGTCCCCGAGCAGAACATTTCACCGAACATCACGTAGCTGAGCCCAGCCAAGCCCCACATTTCACCGGTCCGAGGATCGCTCGCCGGCAGCCGGCGAGCGGCGCCCTCGAGCGCGGTTCGAGCGCGTTGGAGCGCGTGGAACGGGCCGCCGTTGCCCGAGGCGACGCTGTTGGTGGCCAACACGCTGCGGAGATCCCATTCACGAACCGCGGGCGGCGTGCTCGCGTGCATCAACTCGTCGACAAACATGCCTCCGAAGATGACCACGCCGCTGCCGCCGGTCGTCGCCACCACGATGTCGGAAATGGCCCCGGAATAGAGCGCCGCCTGCCCCTCCGGCGTCTCCAACTTGTCCGGGGTAATCACGTCCGGAGTATCCGGCATGAGAATAGTGTCCTTCGAGCAGGCCGTCGCGAACCCGGCAAGCAGCAACGTGCTCCCGACGACGCGGGCCAAGCTCGTGAATTTGCTGGTCATGACCTGATAATCCTTTCGAGCTGGCATGGTTAGAAGCCGAGGTTGACGCGGAAGATTCCGATCAGCGGCTGGGCCTGCTGAACGAAGTTGTAGTTCGGACCGTCGACGGATTGAGTGTTGTTCTCCGGGTCCCAACTGGTGAAGCCGAACGTCTTCAGATACAGGTTTCGGCCGGTCAAGGTGATGTTCATGGTCCGGGCCCCGAACAGACCGGCCAGCGACTTGCTGCCGGTATAGGTGATCGACGCCTCGCGGAGCCGCAAGTGTTCGGCATTCTCTCCGTAGGCGCCGAACGCCCGCGGACCGGCAATCGCCTTCGCTTGCTCCTTGAGCGACACGGAGGGGTCATGGAGAGCCTGGCAGTTCACCTGGAAGGCGCACTGGAACAGACCGTTGACGTTCAGGGTGACGAAGCCACCGCGATAGTCGAACTGCCCACCGATTCGGAGCCGGTTGTTGAAGAGCGACAAACTGGTGTTAACTGCCAAGTTCCGACTCGGTACGGTCGAGCCGAGGAACATCAGGGTATCCGTCACGGTCACTTCGCTCGGATCGATGGCACCGTCGCCGTTTTTGTCCGCGAAACCGGTCAAGCCCTGCCACCAGAGCCCGAACATCGGGTATCCGGGAATGTTCTTGAAGCCGAACCCGACGATCGGCGGTACCCCGGGCGCCAACGAAACCAGCCGGTTTTTGTTGCCGGAGGCCTCGACTTGGACGTCCCAGGTAATGCTCTTCTTCTCGATCACCCGGGCATTGATGGATATCTCGACGCCCTCGTTGGTGACGACCCCAACGTTTTCCAGCCGGGCGGACACGCCACCCAACGAGAACGGCTGCGTCCGTTGCACCAAGGCATCACTGGTCTTCTTGTTGTAGTAGGTAACCTCGAAGTTGACCCGGTTGTTGAGAAAGCCCGCATCGAAGCCGGTCTCGAATTCCCGGGACCGCTCCGGCTTCAGGCCGGCGTCGCCCAAACCACCGAGGGTCACGCCCGGAACCGCGGGCTGTCCGAAAATCGACGCGGTCACCGGCGTTGCATACGTCAGCGCATCGAGCGGCCGCGGTGACTGCCCCGTGACGCCGAAGGCGGCCCGGAGCCGGAGGCTGTTGAGCAAACCGCCATCCTTGGGCTCGATGGCCACCCACGACCCGGCCACCTTGGGATAGTAAGCCGAACGCGACGCCGCACCGAAGGCACTGTTGTCGTCGATCCGGAGCGCCCCGCTCAAGAAGAGCCGGTCGTCGAGGCTCACCTGTTGCTCGACATAGGTGCCCAAGGTGATGACGTCGAAGGTCACCTCCGACAATGACTTCTGGGCACCGGCGGACAGGGCGATGATGCCCGGAGGCAGGATATCGGCTTGGCCGTTCACGGCGAATAACTTGTCGTGGTTGTACTGGACGCCGAGCGAAGTCTTGGCTCCGATTCGCCCAGTCAGCGTGTACTGGGCAGTGCTGTTCAGATCGACCGTGTACTTGGTGTCGATCGACCGGTTGAACATCCGTTTGCCCTGGTTCTCCGTGCCGCAGGTCAAGCAACCCTGGCCCCGGAACACGTTCTGTTCATCGACGTAGTTGAGGTAGTCAAGCCCAAAAGTACCGCGGCTCGACAGCCACGAGAACGGCCGCCAGTTGACGGTCCCGCTGTTGATGAAGTGATCGTTCTTCCGGTAGGTCTCTTCCCCGATCGAATTCGCCGGCCGGGAGAAGCCGTAGCCCCCTGTTGCCGGGAACAGAGCCGGATTGGCCGAGCCAAACATCGCCGTCCCGATCATCGACTGGAAATTGTCGCCGGTCTGGGGCAACCGGATGTTGTTGACGACAACGCCCGAGGAAACCGAGACCTCGAGGTTGCTTCGGGGACTCGCGTTCAGATTGAGGCGGAAGTTGTACTTGTTGAAATGGTTCGGGCGGACCTGGGAGTGCGGCAGATCGGCCACGGTGGCCAGGCCCCGCTTGGTCGCCAAAAAGTCGGCCTCAGCGTCGGCGAGCTTCAGAACCCCGGTCTCGAGTTCCGATTCAGCCGATACGAAGTACCGCATGACGTCGGTACCGCCGGCAACGCTGGTACCCAACTGGTTCCGGAACCCGGTCGTGAACGGCGTCGTGGCTTGGGGATTGAGCAGATCCAAGACGTTCCGTTGCGCCACCTGGCAGACGCCGGCCTTTTCCTGCCAAGTAAAGCAGTCAGAGTTTAGGGCCCCGACCCGGCTGTTGAAATACGTGCTCGGATAGTGGTAGGTGTCTTTGATCCCGCCGCCTTCGATCCAGCTGTTCCACAGCGGCGCCCCGGCCCGACCCCGCTTGGTCGTGACCCGGATAACGCCGTTGGCGGCCTGGGTTCCGTAGAGCGTCGCCGCCGACGGGCCTTTCACGATCTCGATCGATTCGATTTCTTCCGGATTAAGATCGTTCAACTTCGACACCGTACTCCCACCGACGAACCCGCCGGCCGCGGCGTCAGCCGCCACCCGGATCCCGTCGACGTAGAGCAACGGATCGTTGGAGAGCGACACCGAGCTCAAGCCGCGAATTCGGATCCGGGCGCCGGTACCGCTGGTCCCGTTGCTCTGCATCACGGTCACGCCGGACACCCGGCCGCTCAACACCTGCATCAGGTTGGTGGTCGGGCTCGTCTCGACCAACTGGGCCGCCTGGATCTTGCCGACCGTGTTGCCGAGTTCCCGGGAGGCCTGCTCACCGGTGGCCGTGGTCACAATTTCTTCCAGTTGGAACGGCACCGATTTGAGGCTCCAGTCCAGGGTCACGCCGCCGCCCGCCGCGACCGTGACGGATTTGGTCTGGGAGGCATAGCCGAGCATGAACACCCGGAACGTGTGCGGGCCGCCGGTGACACCCCGAATGGTGTACTGCCCCTGCTGGTTGGTCACGGCGTACACCTGCTGCGTCGTGGCCTGAACCCGGGCCCCGACCAACGGCTGGCCGTTCGACTCGTCGGTGACCTTGCCGGACACCGTGGCTTGTTGCGCGGCCGCCTGGCTCGTGACTAGGAAACCGAGTGCGAGTGCCAGAGCGCCTCGCATCCATCGCGTGACTGAACGTCGCATGAAACCCCTTAACTAAATGGAGGTGTAGATCGAACCGCTGTCCACTGATAATCTTTCGTCCAAAGAGCAAGAAGTATTCCACCTAACCAGTTCCGCCAAGTCATTCACCGGAAAGGACCTACTTCTCTTCACCATGCCGCCGCGTTGAATCACTGCGTGTCAATTCGACACACCAGACCCCAAACGCCGATCGGCGTTCACGTGCTCAAAATGATGGCATTTGTATACCAATAACTCTACGACATCAACCCCGTACTCGCAAATCTGACTTCGGGGCTTGGGCGTTGATCAGTAGACACCGGGCCGGCCCCGGCCGTAGTTTCCCCCGATGCAACTCCTTGGAAAAACCGCGCTGGTCTGCGGGAGCACGCAGGGGATCGGGCTCGCGGCCGCGATGGCCCTGGCCGAGTCCGGCGCCAATGTCGTCCTGATGGCTCGGAGTGAGGAGCGCTTGGCTGCCACCCTGAGCCGGCTTCCGCGCCCCAACCAAACCCAAAGGCACTCGACCGCCTCCGCCGATTTCAGTCACCCAGCCAGCGCCGCCGCCGCGGTGGACCGGTGGCTTGCCGGAGGTGATTCCATTCACATCCTGGTCAACAACAGCGGGGGCCCCCCCGGCGGGCCGATCGTCGCGGCAACGGCCGAGGCCTTTGTCGCTGCGTTCCAGAGCCTGCTGGTCACCAGCCACCTGATCTCCCAAGCTGTGGTCCCCGGGATGAAGGCCGCCGGCTATGGCCGGATCATCAACGTGGTGTCCACCTCGGTCCGGCAACCCCTGAAGGGGCTCGGCGTTTCCAACACCGTCAGGGGCGCCGTCGCCAGTTGGGCCAAGACCCTGGCCGGCGAGCTCGGCCCCTTCGGCATCACGGTCAACAACATCCTCCCCGGCGCCACCCGCACCAGCCGGCTCGACGCCGTGATCGACAACCGCGCCCAGGCCACCGGCCACCCCCGCGAGAAGGTCGAAGCCGAAATGCTCGCCGAAATCCCGCTGGGTCGCTTCGCCGCCCCCGAAGAAATCGCCCACGCCATCCGCTTTCTCGCGAGCCCCGACGCCGCCTACATCACCGGCGTCAGCCTCCCGGTCGACGGCGGCCGAATCTCGAGCCTATGACCCGCCGAGTGCCGAGTGCCGAGCGCCGAGTCCCGAACTACATCAACGGCGCCCTCGTCGCCCCCGCCGCCGGCCGCTACCTCGACAACATCGACCCGGCCACCGGTACCGTCATTTCCCTGGTGCCCGACAGCGACGAATCCGACGTCGCGGCCGCCGTGGCTGCGGCCGTGGCCGCGTTCCGCCCGTGGGCCGAGCTCCCGGCCTCGGAGCGGTCCCGATACCTCACCCGGATCGCGGATCGGATCGAAGCCCGGCTGGCCGAGTTTGCCCGAGCCGAATCGATCGACACCGGCAAGCCGTTGGCGCTCGCCACCACGCTCGATATCCCGCGCGCCGCGGCCAATTTTCGATTCTTTGCCACGGCCATTCTCCACACCGCGGCTGAGAGCCACGCCACCGACTACTCCGCCATCAACTACACGCTCCGCCGGCCCCGTGGGGTGGCGGGCCTGATCTCGCCGTGGAACCTGCCGCTCTATTTGTTGTCGTGGAAAATCGCGCCGGCCATCGCGACCGGGAATACGGCGGTTGCCAAACCCTCGGAACTCACGCCGACGACCGCGGCTTTGCTCGCCGAAGTGTGCCAAGAGGTCGGGTTGCCGCCGGGCGTCTTGAATCTGGTCCATGGCCTTGGCGCCTCGGCCGGCGCGGCGATCGTCGCGCACCCGGCCGTCAAGACCATCTCGTTCACCGGCGGCACCGCCACCGGGGCCACGATCGCCCGGAGCGCGGCCCCGGTGTTCAAGAAGTTGACCCTCGAGCTCGGCGGGAAGAATCCGACGATCATCTTCGCCGACACGGACCTCGACCAGCACCTCGGATCGATCGTCCGGTCATCGTTCGCCAATCAAGGCGAGATCTGTCTCTGCGGCTCGCGGATCTTGGTGGAGCAGTCGCTCTACGATCAGTTCGTGGCCCGGTTCACTGCGGCGGTCGCGGCCCTGACGATCGGCGACCCGCTCGAACCGGGCACCGATCTCGGACCGTTGATCAGTGCGGGGCATCGGGACAAAGTGATGGGCTACATCGCGCTGGCTCGATCGGAAGGCGGCGTGATCCGGACCGGCGGGGGTGCTCCCGCCACAGTGCCGGCCCGATGCGCCAACGGCTACTACGTGGCGCCGACCGTGATCGCCAACCTCCCGATGGGCTGCCGGACCAATCAGGAGGAAATCTTTGGGCCCGTCGTCACCGTGATGCCGTTCCGGGACGAAGCCCATGCCATCGAGCTGGCCAACGACAGTCCGTATGGCCTGGCCGCTTCGCTCTGGACCAATAATCTGACCCGGGCCCACCGGGTGGCCGAGCAGGTCCAATGCGGCACCATCTGGGTCAACTGTTGGCTCCTTCG is a window from the Gemmatimonadota bacterium genome containing:
- a CDS encoding CoA-acylating methylmalonate-semialdehyde dehydrogenase; amino-acid sequence: MRTISHYIGGHEVKGRSGRSGPVFNPALGEQQAAVDFASAEEVDEAVAAAAKAAVSWSAAPLGKRADVFFRFRHILVERRAELANVISQEHGKVPSDAAGEVARGIENVEFAAGIPELLKGGYSEGVSTGVDVYSIRQPLGVVAAITPFNFPAMVPLWMISNAIACGNTVILKPSEKDPSAALVLAKWLTEAGLPDGVLNVVHGDKVAVDRLLDHRTVQAISFVGSTPVARAIYQRGTAAGKRVQALGGAKNHMVVLPDADLGAAADAAVSAAYGSAGERCMAISVVVAVGSIADALVEAIAARLGRIKIGPGTDPAAEMGPLITKEHRDKVASYLDLAKQEGATVVTDGRGQTFAGQGFFLGVSLVDRVTPSMAVYRDEIFGPVLSVVRAGTYEEALDIVNQNQYGNGAAIFTRDGGAARRFQSEVTCGMVGINVPIPVPVAYYSFGGWKDSLFGDTHIYGPDGVHFYTRGKVVTSRWPDPATSSVNLGFPQTR
- a CDS encoding S9 family peptidase → MLLPFRSFGIVLGLLATAVSVGAQRPNTTREARSFRDLSLTPDGTMLAWIGPRDPADAPGVNVVAVAGGTARRVVVPAVRGTERDLAWSPDGTRLALLAESGGRPALYVMTRASGAVRQVAWLRGNTAGLRWSPDGRTIALLNTENPTRPSGPLAPQARDTGLIGRQFDAQRIAAVDLTTGVVRQISRPDLYVHEFAWSPDGSRFLAAAAPGPGDSGWYTDEIWIMDATGSGARSLGKPGMQIASPRWSPDGSRIAYVGGLMSDEGVPGGDVYLVDAAGGVPRNLTPGIQISPNWLAWTAGPNRIVFTAWADGGSAIGTVDPGTGETKLLWQAGESIHAVAGVGVGGLALSRDGAVSGLIRHSFERPPEVWAGPIGQWKQVTRVNDGLEPVLGQSANLHWTSDALTIQGWLLHPKNADPSRRHPMVVIVHGGPASAHQPRWLSSATTTERSLLEAGYYVFLPNPRGSQGFGQAFTRANVKDFGYGDLRDILLGVDAAGLRAPIDTARVGITGWSYGGYMTMWAVTQTRRFKAAVAGAGIANWLSYWAQNGINEWLLGYFGAAVYDDSEVYARSAPMTFIKQAKTPTLILVGEGDIETPAAQSYEFWKGLQHNGVETEFMIYPGEGHGIRNPVHIQDRITRSLSWFNRHLKPTPLP
- a CDS encoding nitroreductase family protein codes for the protein MSDTTASQFAGKAHPFVPLVFTRQSLEASRQQGRAFYEEMNRRRTTRHFSPEPVPKDLIECALRVAGTAPSGAHQQPWTFVAVSDPELKRKIREAAELEEHDFYHGRAPEEWVEALAPLGTDEHKPHLTDAPWVVVLFRQAYGVKPDGSKRTYYYTQESCGIAAGFFIAAVHQIGLVTLTHTPNPMGFLAELLGRPANEKAMLVMPVGYPAPGALVPDLTRKPLDTIAIWK
- a CDS encoding ArgE/DapE family deacylase, yielding MTILQRLVQINSVNPKLVAGAPGEREIADYTAARLAELGLEVERYEPEPGRISVTGRLRGTGGGKSLMLNGHYDTVEVEGMAEPFSGAVRDGKLYGRGSFDMKGSVAASITAVKLLQESGARLRGDVIVAAVADEEYGSCGTADLVQRIKVDGAIVTEPTALEICLAHKGYLWIAVETQGRAAHGSKVDQGLDANMRMGRFLGRLDRLEQELRRRLAHRLVGPPSLHAATLHGGTGLSTYAANCRIEIERRTIPGETEASAMAEIQALRSELEAEDPGFQSRVECFFAREPFEVSPEAGIVRSLAVGALGVLGSTPKMVGDTPWMDSALLAAAGVETVVFGPTGAGAHAAVEWVDLESVYQTADVLAATARHYCQ
- a CDS encoding SusC/RagA family TonB-linked outer membrane protein encodes the protein MRRSVTRWMRGALALALGFLVTSQAAAQQATVSGKVTDESNGQPLVGARVQATTQQVYAVTNQQGQYTIRGVTGGPHTFRVFMLGYASQTKSVTVAAGGGVTLDWSLKSVPFQLEEIVTTATGEQASRELGNTVGKIQAAQLVETSPTTNLMQVLSGRVSGVTVMQSNGTSGTGARIRIRGLSSVSLSNDPLLYVDGIRVAADAAAGGFVGGSTVSKLNDLNPEEIESIEIVKGPSAATLYGTQAANGVIRVTTKRGRAGAPLWNSWIEGGGIKDTYHYPSTYFNSRVGALNSDCFTWQEKAGVCQVAQRNVLDLLNPQATTPFTTGFRNQLGTSVAGGTDVMRYFVSAESELETGVLKLADAEADFLATKRGLATVADLPHSQVRPNHFNKYNFRLNLNASPRSNLEVSVSSGVVVNNIRLPQTGDNFQSMIGTAMFGSANPALFPATGGYGFSRPANSIGEETYRKNDHFINSGTVNWRPFSWLSSRGTFGLDYLNYVDEQNVFRGQGCLTCGTENQGKRMFNRSIDTKYTVDLNSTAQYTLTGRIGAKTSLGVQYNHDKLFAVNGQADILPPGIIALSAGAQKSLSEVTFDVITLGTYVEQQVSLDDRLFLSGALRIDDNSAFGAASRSAYYPKVAGSWVAIEPKDGGLLNSLRLRAAFGVTGQSPRPLDALTYATPVTASIFGQPAVPGVTLGGLGDAGLKPERSREFETGFDAGFLNNRVNFEVTYYNKKTSDALVQRTQPFSLGGVSARLENVGVVTNEGVEISINARVIEKKSITWDVQVEASGNKNRLVSLAPGVPPIVGFGFKNIPGYPMFGLWWQGLTGFADKNGDGAIDPSEVTVTDTLMFLGSTVPSRNLAVNTSLSLFNNRLRIGGQFDYRGGFVTLNVNGLFQCAFQVNCQALHDPSVSLKEQAKAIAGPRAFGAYGENAEHLRLREASITYTGSKSLAGLFGARTMNITLTGRNLYLKTFGFTSWDPENNTQSVDGPNYNFVQQAQPLIGIFRVNLGF
- a CDS encoding SDR family oxidoreductase; protein product: MQLLGKTALVCGSTQGIGLAAAMALAESGANVVLMARSEERLAATLSRLPRPNQTQRHSTASADFSHPASAAAAVDRWLAGGDSIHILVNNSGGPPGGPIVAATAEAFVAAFQSLLVTSHLISQAVVPGMKAAGYGRIINVVSTSVRQPLKGLGVSNTVRGAVASWAKTLAGELGPFGITVNNILPGATRTSRLDAVIDNRAQATGHPREKVEAEMLAEIPLGRFAAPEEIAHAIRFLASPDAAYITGVSLPVDGGRISSL